From the genome of Solanum dulcamara chromosome 12, daSolDulc1.2, whole genome shotgun sequence:
CGGTTGAAGCCATGTTTGAATGTTTTGTTTATGTAATATGCCTTTGTTCTTTATTCCCTTTTCAGGCATGGAGAATGTGGACGGAAGGGACACCCCTTGCGTTAGTTGATCCCTCGTTAGAGAACATAAGCTCCATGTTGGAAATATTGCAGTGCATTCATGTAAGTCTGTTATGTGTCCAGCAGAGTCCGGAAGACAGACCAAATATGGCTGTTGTGGTTTTGATGTTGAATGGAGAGAGTACACTACCACAGCCAAGACAACCCAGTTTTCTGAGAGATGTGATACCAACTGAAATTACTTCTATCAGGTCTGACACTGACTCTTGCACTGCAAATGCAATTACATTTTCCTCGTTCGAGGCTCGTTAGAGAACCTCTAACGGTATTAAAACTTGTTTTGTTCTGCTTTTACTTTATTTGGTAACGATGATGACATGAGTTGATCTTAAATGAAGCAGTAAGGATTCATATAGTCGATCCCCCTGTGTATTCCAATTCTAAATACAATCTTCCATTTATCTACCACTTTTGTTCTTGGTTTTCATTGTGCATAGTTCAATTACTGTTATAAGATTCAAGAAAGTGGAATGAACACTCTTAACTTTGGGTGAAAATTAATTTCCTCCTCCGACTTTGAACAATAGGCCATTTCTATGaaaaaaattctcttgaattttacTTACTTCATCAAGAAAATCCAATTTCAAGGACTTTTTTTAATGCATAATTGCATAATTGATCTCGTATGATTGCTAGGGGGCATTTATGCATTTGAATATTTAATAGTTAAGACTGTTATCATTCAGATCTTAActaacatcttaatattcagatgtgTATTTAGATTCAAACCTCTAAATCTTAAtacacatcttaatattcatatgtgcatttaaattcagacgtcttaatcttaataacatcttaatattcagatgtgCATTAAGATTCAGACGTcttaatcttaataaaaataaatgaggcCTTAGTCAAGTTTAAATGCAATGAATTTTCACCTCTCAGATATacaatgattttttaaaaaaaaaaaacttggtGCTTTCTGGTTAATAGTGAGAAAATGATCTTCTAGTTTCACTTgtaatttaaataaaagaaaaatgatcCATACAATTTCtttatacatatttcatatattattttttgaatataaaaaagtCGTATAACTAAAATTACATttgtaatgaattttaaaatttaatctcTCATATCACAccgaaaaattattttttatgaacatAGACGatttgaataataataagaagaaaagaatCTATAAAGATCTTGTGTGTTTTGTGTATAGATTTATTGTGTTCTATcctcctattatatatatatatatatatatatatatatattgaagcagctagaattttcattaagatggttcaaaatctgaaaagtAGACATACAAATTAGTTGAAATGTTCGAcatttactatatatacataaaaaattattttaactatgtataaataatataattttccaCCGAATGGGGTTTAGCCGAACCCCCCTGAACTCAAGGTGGCTTCTCCACTGTATATATTACGTAGTTTATCATTAATTAAGAGTTTTCTATTATATATTGAGAAAGATACACTttgatacatgtattttttGCTAACAGATATACtaaaatagggagagaggcAAGCAAGATGGGGAGGGAGATGGGCGAAATTCGTATATATCCCAAATAAAtgcgaatcacactagataAACACTAAATACATGTATTTGTATGTATTTGACGTGATTCACATATATCTTAAATACTAGATACATGCGAGAGTGGCGAGCGAGATGGGAGAGAGGTGAGAGAGGACAGCGAGATTTGTTATGTATCCCAGATAAATGCGTATCCAGTTGGATATAATATATCTAGAACAAATTATACCTAATTTTGACGTCATGTATCCGgaaatacatgtatatgaatgtATCTGGACATacaaaaatatgataatattcgtaatattacaaactaaaatgtatctaagtaattaatttCTAAATTGGTAAGATTTATTTAAGCCCAAAAAATATCCGGACAAATAACattattgttataaaaaaaaattcaaaatgacaaATATACCCTTGGTATGTGTAGACAAGACCAAGATTAGAAATTGGCAGGCAATTTCTTCCCGACTGTCGGGCCAAGTAAAGGCAATTTCGCGTTAAGACTGTATCTTAGTTGTATTTCCATGGCATTTTCTTCGAAATCCCTTTCTACCGTCCAAATTTCTCCTATATATACAAATCTCCACAACCCCTTTTCTTCATCCGACAGTTTTACCAATTCAACTTTCTTTCTTCAATGGCTACTTCAAGAAAATCCAATTTCAATGATTTCTTGCCTCTTATGGCTGAAAAACTTGGTGGGGATGGTTTAATTGGTGAGCTGTGTAAAGGGTTTCAGCTATTGATGGATAGGGATAAAGGGGTTATCACATTTGAGAGTCTCAAGAAGAATTCAGCTTTTTTAGGGTTGCAAGATTTGAGTGATGATGATCTTAAGGGTATGATTAAAGAAGGGGATTTTGATGGTGATGGAGCTCTTAATCAGATGGAATTTTGTGTTTTGATGTTCAGATTGAGTCCTGAGTTGATGGAGCAGTCTCAGTTTTTGTTAGAAGAAGCTCTGCATCAAGAATTCAACTTTTCATTGtaactttactttttttattattaaagattgtgacttttttaGTCTTTTGTTATACTTACacattgaatatatatatatatatatatatatatatatatacagaaagATGGATCTATTGAGGAAAGACACTTGTTAGTTGTTTGCTTATTGAGTTATCAAATGTAGTTTGCTGCTACTTTTGtattcttctccttttcttgctgGTTCTGGATTTATTCTTCTAGTATGTCTTTGTTACTTTTGGTTTCAATTTGACTTAGACacgagtttaagaaagtaaataatactttttgaattttgtgattttgcGGATTTTGTAGCCTTAAACATGGCAgtggaaagttgaaatttaaaagttgtcgaaaaagaaaaaaagatattcTTTTTGAAAGAGACTAAAAAGTAAATATTTGCTCTTTCATAACCACTTTGATTCGCAACACTTGAGCGTACTTCGGAAACAACCTTTCTACCTCCGTGAGGTTGGGGTAAAGTGCGTCCACTCTATCCTTCTCAGACCTTACTGGTGGGGTTAaatttggatatgttgttgttgtatgtctTTGTTACCATCTGTATCTTTCTTTTGAGGTGGTTATTTAACCAACCGAGGAATCTAGACTATATAATATTGTTACCTTGACAATGATATTTGCCTACTTTGACTAGTAAAAATTGCTATTTGAATAAAATGATAAGCTGTCAGCTCATAAGTTTACACTGAAAAGTCCTAGAAGTTTACTCAGCCGTCGAATGGTCTTAGCTAGAAGAAAGAATAATTTACATTTCCTTAATAATCACGAGCAATTTTTCTCCTATTAGATATCTTCTTCTCACTTTTCTACTATAACTTTTGGACAAGTGGCACTTGTCTCTTATCTTTTTCCCCTGGCAATTGTTGTACAGTAATGAATATGTGTATTTTGATTGTGTACAGAATGGGAAATCCCTCATATTAAGACTTCTTACGGATTGGTAACGACTATTCTTGTAAGCTAATGTTATAAACCTATGGATGCTCTTTGGCTTATTCCCTATTACGCTTGTTTACTTTGTTCAATGGGGAGAACAAGTGCAGTGTCCCATACCATCCGTCAATCTCAATCTCTAAGTGATGGTGAGAGCTTAGTTTCTGAAGGGGGAACTTTTGAGCTGGGTTTCTTTAGTCCAGGAAGTTCCACGGAACGGTACTTGGGCATTTGGTATAAGAATATTTCTGTCAGGACTGTTGTTTGGGTTGCAAACAGGAAAACTCCAATTAAAGATCTTACTGGAGAATTGATGATTAACAGCACAGGCAGTATTGTGGTTTCCAGTAAGACTGATGGTGATATTTGGTCAacaaattcattcaaggtacCTCAAGCAGCTGTTTTACAGCTTTTAAATTCTGGGAATCTTATCCTAAGAGATGAGAAGGTTAGTAACTCAGATGTCTATCTTTGGCAGAGCTTTGATTACCCGTGTGATACACTGTTACCTGGAATGAAGCTTGGATGGGATTTACGATCTGGTCTTAATAGGCGGCTCTCTGCGTGGAGGAATTCAGATGACCCCTCCCCTGGAGAACTAAATACTGGAATAGAGCTCCATGATTATCCCCAGGCAGTTATAAGGAAGGGCTCCAGGAAGTACTTCCGCAGTGGTCCATGGACTGGAGAGCAATTTAGCGGTGCTCCTGAGTTAAGGGTGAATCCAGTATTCGATTACAGCTTTATATCTAACAAAGATGAAGTGTACTACACCTACCAACTGAAGAAAAAGTCTGTCATTTCAAGGTTGGTGTTGAATGATACAAGCTCTTCTCAACAGCGGTATGTGTGGGTGCAAGCTGATCAAGCCTGGCGGCTCTATTCATCAGTGCCACGTGATTATTGTGACACCTATGGCCTTTGTGGTGCGAATGGAGTTTGTGTAATTAGTGACTCACCTGTTTGTCAATGCTTGGAAGGTTTTAAACCAAAATCACCAGAAAGGTGGAAGTCGATGGACTGGTCACTGGGATGCATCCTCAGCAAGCCATTGAACTGCCAGAGTAAGGATGTGTTCGTCAAATTTTCTCACCTGAAACTACCAGACACTGCCAACTCTCAGGTAAATGGTACTATGAATATTAAAGATTGCAGGGAAGCATGCTTGAAAAATTGTTCGTGTATGGCTTACTCAAACTCAAATATTAGAGGACAAGAATTTGGATGTGTCCTTTGGTTCGGTGATCTGATTGATATTCGGCAGATTCCAAATGGTGGTCAAGATCTCTATATAAGGATTGAGGCTTCAGGACAAGGTACTTCTTGAATTTTAGAAAGCATGCTTTTGTATTGGgttcaaataaataaagattatCCATTTCTTAGATCTTGTGTCAATCCATTACTACCCGATCTTTATCCCTTTCTTAGATCTTGTGTCAATCCATTACTACTCTATCTTATTATTGATAGCATTTGCTTTTTCTTTAACAGCTAAAAGGCGTGTGGTTAAAGCAGTCTTAATTAGTATAACCACAGTGGCCGTGCTTTCTGGGTTGGTTTTCTTCTGCTACTATCTTTCTCggaggaagaagaaggataAAGGTGTGTGTGCAGAACAACTAATTCAGTGTTGTTTACAACTACAATCTACCGAATTGATTGATACACTGGAGAGAGTTATGATGATTGTATTCCTCAAATTGCTGCATTCTATTTTACCTCCTTGAATTGTAGAATATTACGTTTCTTCTAATTCCATCAAATGTAAATTTAACAATAAGCAgtttcttgtcttattttagCCTGGAGTACAATTAGTGGCAATGCTTGACCTCCTTCGAATATAATTGGTTATATTCCACTGGCCATTTAAGATAGTTGTTGGATGACAAACTTAGTTTATGTATTCGTGTTGGGTATTTCACTGTTTTAGGTCTTTCATTCAACATTCATGTTGTACTTATTTGATTTTCGTATCTGGAAGCTATAATTTTCAATATAACTCTTCAGTTGATGGTATTTCAATGAAATACAGTCCATGTTTGCATCAACTTGATACTCGCTTGGACTCTTTAGATTCTTTTGGAAGtacacttttttcttcttcatttgcttatttgttttctttgatGTGATTGTTATGGCTGTTAGGTTCATATCATTGTCAGTTgaatactttcttttttttgtgagCTGGTTTGATTCATAGTAGGTCTAGAACCTGTCGACGGAGTTTGTGtgcttattttttaaagtttctaAGTCAGGATCCTATTCCAGAGAATATGACtgatattttatgaatatcCACCATCTTGATAACAGGGATAGGTGGAGAAGAATACACCAGTGTAGGTCCAAAAGTGGACCTAGAGCTACCATTCTTTGACTTAGCAACCGTAGCTCGTGCTACTGATAATTTCTCAGTAAACAACAAGCTTGGTGAAGGAGGATTTGGACCTGTTTACAAGGTAATCTTTAAATTTGAGAGTTCTGCCTTAATGAAGCAGAGGAGAATCTTGTTTTTTTGGTGGAGGGAGATGGGGGGAGAGGGAACAGAaatatggaaaggaagaaaagaaagaagaatggaaGATGTAAATACAACAAGGTGTTAGTTCTCACAAATGTTCTCATAATTATCATTTCTTTATGCTAATTGTCATTGTTGTCTTTCATCTTCATTGTTCTGTGTCTAGAAGGTGCACAAGTATTCTGATTTCAGAAACAAAACGAATTGTTACACCTAAATCAAGGGTTGAAGTAGAGATGGAGGTGTGCGGTAATGTTAGATGGTAGTTGTTGGTTGCTTCAACTGATGGTTATCGTGCTTACTTCAGATAACTCGTGGTGAGAGACATTGGTTTGAGAAATTGGTAGGGGTTTACTAGTTGAAGCTAGAGTTTGGCTAGTTCTCTCTTTTAAGTTTTAGATCTCTGCTGTTTGTAGATAGCTCTGCTTGTCCTTTCCCATGGACTACAAAATTTCTCGAGAATAGAATATCCTGATTTTGTACCTGGATTATGAGCTTTCTCTGGTTTGTAACTTTCAGGGAACACTAGAAGATGGACAGGAAATCGCTGTGAAGAGGCTTTCCAAGAGTTCCGGACAAGGAGTGAATGAATTCAAAAATGAAGTGAACCTGATAGCAAAACTTCAGCACCGAAATCTTGTAAAGCTTGTAGGAAGTTGTATTGATGATGAAGAGAAGATGTTGATCTATGAATACATGGCTAATGGGAGCTTGGATTCGTTTGTTTTTGGTTTGTATCTTTAGAGAAGAGTTACTTTATTTATCTCGTTAACACTGAATGGGAGTTTTTAGTTAGAGAATTGGACTAACTTAAATCTGAACCGACAGATCAAACAAGGCGGGAACAATTGGGATGGTCAAAGTTCTTCCAGATCATCGATGGAATTGCGCGTGGTCTTCTCTACCTTCACCAGGATTCAAGGTTGAGAATTATTCACAGAGATTTGAAAACAAGTAATGTGTTGCTTGATGATGAGCTGAATCCGAAGATTTCAGACTTTGGTTTAGCAAGAACTTTTCAAGGGAATCAGTGTGGAGACAACACAAAAAGAGTCGTTGGAACTTAGTAAGTTTAAACAGGacgtaaattacatcaactaCACATCCATATCTGTCATGTAATTTTACTTGCTGATCATTTGCAGTGGCTATATGGCTCCAGAATATGCGCTCTATGGTCTATTTTCAGTAAAATCTGATGTTTTCAGTTTCGGTGTGCTATTGTTGGAGATAATACGCGGACAGAAGAATGTATGCTTCCATCATCCACACCAACATCAAAATCTTATAGGATACGTAAGATTTGAAGAAATTCCCGTTTCTTCTTGTTTGAATAATTCATGAGCAGTACTTCAAATGCATACAAATTGTATATTTCCGTCTTCCCTTTTCAGGCATGGAGATTGTGGATCGAAGGTAGACCCCTCGAACTAGCTGATTTCTCATGTGAGGACTCGAGTTCTATGTCAGAGATATTGAGATGCATTCACGTCAGTATGTTATGCGTCCAGCAGAATCCAGAAGACAGACCGAATATGTCAGCCGTGATTCTGATGTTGAATGGAGAGAGTTCACTACCACAGTCAAAACAACCTGGATTTCTGATAGATTTGATACCAACTGAGTTTACTAGTACCAGACCTGATTCTTGCACTGCAAATGGAATTACGTTTTCGTCTTTTGGGGCTCGTTAAGCTGACCACTTAACACACCCTCCATTTATTTACCATTATTCTTGGCTTAAATGAAGCAACATGGccagtgaggattcatataacCGGCCTCCACTTCCATAGGATTGACGCGTAGTAGTTGTTTGTTATTCTTGAGTTTCATTGTGCATTAGTCCAATTATGTTATGTAGGAATTTATTGAGATTCATGTCCAATTTACTGTTATAGtttcaagaaaaggaaatatCCATTCCAAGaatatgatgtaaaatatgTACTGGATTATCTTGTATTTATATTGAAGGTATCATTATGAAATTTGGTAATGTGAGACAAAGGAAGAAACAATACATTTTTGGACCCTCCTATCAATTCACAAGTTAAAACATacaatattattcatcatgtgaTCTTCTTACTTTTCTAGTATgttccaaataatttttaattatagaatTTATAGATAGAGAATTGTTTGTGATTTATTTTAGATCACAAGTTTAAAAAGTCTACACAATTAATTAGTCATCATACGGCACAGTGAATCCACGTTCGAAAGATATCATATCAAAGTCGTACAATTACGTCTTTGAAATGTTGTTATTTTGTTTATCATACAGGCGATTTTGTTCTTTTTTCGGAATTCTTCTTTGACATCTACAATATAGATTAGAGGTATTTAACTCCCAAAAGGTTTGGAATTGCGATTTTAAATTCTTTATCTTAATAGTTAATACATTTTCCTTTCTTCTTAAACTTACGTAATTTGGGCTCTTGGGAACAAAAATGAGTTATATcacataaaataagatgaaagaatttctttatttaataatattagaAGTATTTTACGAGTTAAAAGAAATCCAATCAAGAAAAAAGCAAAGGACCAAAAACATAAAAGAAGCTTTAATGAGTGAATGATTGAGAAGTTTGGTAATGCTGCAAGTGCAAGGCAAGAAATCATGGGGCATGTCATATATCCATACCTaaagaatggaaaaaaaaaagagtcaaaTATTGCCTTGTTTTTCCTCTTTGGTAGAGCTAGTCAAACTTATCCACTCATCATGCCTTTTCTTGAATTTCCAAGTTCTAATTTGTCCACATTTCCTTTAGATTATTAACTAAGTAAAGTAGTTTTTATTTTAGCGTCGATTAAATTCGAATTATGCACTGCAGGATCTATTCGGGGGTGACACtcccaacaagattttttttcatacttagGATTCGAACCCGAAATCTCTGATTAAGAGTGAATCAATCCCACCACTGCACCACTATCCATATTGATAACTAAGTAAAGTAGTTGATAAGTATACCCCTTCGATTCACATAGTTATAGATATCACGATCCAAGTGAAACGGATTTGTTCATTAGTCTACATaggaaattatattaaataatttttaaaatggatGATATTAAACTTTTAACCTTTTTTTACTCCATGTGCAATCCTTTAAGGTCAAAAGTGTTGGCATGTGGCAAAACTTATTAAATTTGTAGTTTTATTCAAGTGCAAGCAGGGTAAAAGTTTAAAATTACTCACTTTCATGATCATTCTGTAAATCACCTAGTCTATGCCATCTTTGAGCTAAAAAATTCACCTATCATGTAAACTTGTGTTATGATTTATAAaattcttcacattttttttccCATTTTGATGCACAATCGTCTAAtaacttgtttggatggttgttacatAGCGTCTTTGTTTTATATACGGCATTGTATTGTTTTGATGAGTGCAAATAAATTTTATCGTTACGTAATGCTACACATCAGCAATTCGAAAGATAAATTTATAATGTCATAAGAAATGATTTAAACGTACAGTTATTATTAAAAAACttggaaataaataaataaaattattaaataataagtaaaaataaattaccGCTGACTCAATATTCTCATAAGactctaaaataaatataatttaaaattattttcaagttGAACCTCTATTATAACTAAAAGACAAAAACTTCTACTTTTTTCCCCCTAAaatcaagaataatatcaaacaaaatatatttaataaaaaataaagttattaatttttaaaatatattgtaaatgatcaaaaataatttgtgaTGGTATGGGTGGGATCTCGGGTTCCAACAATTAGAAACGAAAAAAATCCTCTTGAAAATGCTCATCTTAGAAACGAGTTTTGCAATACATGAATCAAGTTCAATTGGACAATGCTCCAAATAAAAATAGATCATACAATGCACGCATCAAATTTAATTGAACTTTAATTGccctttaatattatttttcattccGCATTCAATATCTACACTAAATCCGATTAATTTGGATTCGTGTCCCGTGACTCTTACCATCTTTTATATAaactataaaaagaaaagacacTTGTGGTTCTACAACTCTTCTCTCAAATCTTCCTTTCTAAATCGAAAATGGCTACCAAAGTTTACATAGTGtaagtaattattatttttctatctttttttgTCTTTGAATTTCATGCTGTTTATTgggaaaaaaattgataataatTGTGTGCGCCCTATTAATTTTGCATTTTAATTGGATGAATTTCAGTGTTATTAGTTGATTCGTTTTTTTTATGGGTTAAATTCAATTTATCAACGATTTAGCGTTAATGATGTTAATTACATGCAATTCATCGTTCTCTAATTTAGTGTATTAATTGAAGGATCAGATTTTAGCTTAGCTGCTGCTGCTAAATTTGCGTAAATTGTTTGCTGGATACAGATGATAAAATTGTGCATtgaattgatttaatttttttaaaaataaaaaataaaattcgaaTAGTTTGATATTGAGGGTGGATGTTTGTATTTTGAGTAGTAGATGTGGCTGCATTCTGTGTCTCAgcttgaaattatgcataaagtggtggatcgggtatttagatgttgtgggttttgtgtTTAAGATGTGGGTTTTGAAGGATCCAGAATTTAGACGTTGTGGATTTTGAGTTCATAGTGTGGATTCTGTAGGATCAGGCATTTGAGACGTCGTGGGTTCTAAGTTTAGAGTGTGGGTTTTGGAGGATCCGGGATTTGAGACGTT
Proteins encoded in this window:
- the LOC129877883 gene encoding G-type lectin S-receptor-like serine/threonine-protein kinase SD1-1, whose protein sequence is MAPEYALYGLFSVKSDVFSFGLLLLDIVTGKKNRCFRHPHHHHSLIGYAWRMWTEGTPLALVDPSLENISSMLEILQCIHVSLLCVQQSPEDRPNMAVVVLMLNGESTLPQPRQPSFLRDVIPTEITSIRSDTDSCTANAITFSSFEAR
- the LOC129877880 gene encoding G-type lectin S-receptor-like serine/threonine-protein kinase At4g27290 isoform X2, coding for MDALWLIPYYACLLCSMGRTSAVSHTIRQSQSLSDGESLVSEGGTFELGFFSPGSSTERYLGIWYKNISVRTVVWVANRKTPIKDLTGELMINSTGSIVVSSKTDGDIWSTNSFKSFDYPCDTLLPGMKLGWDLRSGLNRRLSAWRNSDDPSPGELNTGIELHDYPQAVIRKGSRKYFRSGPWTGEQFSGAPELRVNPVFDYSFISNKDEVYYTYQLKKKSVISRLVLNDTSSSQQRYVWVQADQAWRLYSSVPRDYCDTYGLCGANGVCVISDSPVCQCLEGFKPKSPERWKSMDWSLGCILSKPLNCQSKDVFVKFSHLKLPDTANSQVNGTMNIKDCREACLKNCSCMAYSNSNIRGQEFGCVLWFGDLIDIRQIPNGGQDLYIRIEASGQAKRRVVKAVLISITTVAVLSGLVFFCYYLSRRKKKDKGIGGEEYTSVGPKVDLELPFFDLATVARATDNFSVNNKLGEGGFGPVYKGTLEDGQEIAVKRLSKSSGQGVNEFKNEVNLIAKLQHRNLVKLVGSCIDDEEKMLIYEYMANGSLDSFVFDQTRREQLGWSKFFQIIDGIARGLLYLHQDSRLRIIHRDLKTSNVLLDDELNPKISDFGLARTFQGNQCGDNTKRVVGTYGYMAPEYALYGLFSVKSDVFSFGVLLLEIIRGQKNVCFHHPHQHQNLIGYAWRLWIEGRPLELADFSCEDSSSMSEILRCIHVSMLCVQQNPEDRPNMSAVILMLNGESSLPQSKQPGFLIDLIPTEFTSTRPDSCTANGITFSSFGAR
- the LOC129877884 gene encoding calcium-binding protein KRP1-like, producing MATSRKSNFNDFLPLMAEKLGGDGLIGELCKGFQLLMDRDKGVITFESLKKNSAFLGLQDLSDDDLKGMIKEGDFDGDGALNQMEFCVLMFRLSPELMEQSQFLLEEALHQEFNFSL
- the LOC129877880 gene encoding receptor-like serine/threonine-protein kinase SD1-7 isoform X3, which encodes MLIYEYMANGSLDSFVFDQTRREQLGWSKFFQIIDGIARGLLYLHQDSRLRIIHRDLKTSNVLLDDELNPKISDFGLARTFQGNQCGDNTKRVVGTYGYMAPEYALYGLFSVKSDVFSFGVLLLEIIRGQKNVCFHHPHQHQNLIGYAWRLWIEGRPLELADFSCEDSSSMSEILRCIHVSMLCVQQNPEDRPNMSAVILMLNGESSLPQSKQPGFLIDLIPTEFTSTRPDSCTANGITFSSFGAR
- the LOC129877880 gene encoding G-type lectin S-receptor-like serine/threonine-protein kinase At4g27290 isoform X1, translating into MDALWLIPYYACLLCSMGRTSAVSHTIRQSQSLSDGESLVSEGGTFELGFFSPGSSTERYLGIWYKNISVRTVVWVANRKTPIKDLTGELMINSTGSIVVSSKTDGDIWSTNSFKVPQAAVLQLLNSGNLILRDEKVSNSDVYLWQSFDYPCDTLLPGMKLGWDLRSGLNRRLSAWRNSDDPSPGELNTGIELHDYPQAVIRKGSRKYFRSGPWTGEQFSGAPELRVNPVFDYSFISNKDEVYYTYQLKKKSVISRLVLNDTSSSQQRYVWVQADQAWRLYSSVPRDYCDTYGLCGANGVCVISDSPVCQCLEGFKPKSPERWKSMDWSLGCILSKPLNCQSKDVFVKFSHLKLPDTANSQVNGTMNIKDCREACLKNCSCMAYSNSNIRGQEFGCVLWFGDLIDIRQIPNGGQDLYIRIEASGQAKRRVVKAVLISITTVAVLSGLVFFCYYLSRRKKKDKGIGGEEYTSVGPKVDLELPFFDLATVARATDNFSVNNKLGEGGFGPVYKGTLEDGQEIAVKRLSKSSGQGVNEFKNEVNLIAKLQHRNLVKLVGSCIDDEEKMLIYEYMANGSLDSFVFDQTRREQLGWSKFFQIIDGIARGLLYLHQDSRLRIIHRDLKTSNVLLDDELNPKISDFGLARTFQGNQCGDNTKRVVGTYGYMAPEYALYGLFSVKSDVFSFGVLLLEIIRGQKNVCFHHPHQHQNLIGYAWRLWIEGRPLELADFSCEDSSSMSEILRCIHVSMLCVQQNPEDRPNMSAVILMLNGESSLPQSKQPGFLIDLIPTEFTSTRPDSCTANGITFSSFGAR